In Carassius gibelio isolate Cgi1373 ecotype wild population from Czech Republic chromosome B20, carGib1.2-hapl.c, whole genome shotgun sequence, the following are encoded in one genomic region:
- the LOC127983796 gene encoding poly(A) polymerase type 3 isoform X3, producing MPFPVQPAQQTPKHYGITSPISLAQPKEADLVLTRKLTETLRPFGVFEEELELQRRILVLGKLNTLVKLWIREVSEVKNIPASVIDNVGGKIFTFGSYRLGVHTKGADIDALCVVPRHVERSDFFSSFYEKLKEQEEVKDLRAVEEAFVPVIKLSFDGIEIDILFARLALQAIPENLDLRDDGLLKNLDIRCIRSLNGCRVTDEILHLVPNIENFRLTLRAIKMWAKRHNIYSNILGFLGGVSWAMLVARTCQLYPNAVASTLVHKFFLVFSKWEWPNPVLLKQPEDCNLNLPVWDPRVTPSDRYHLMPIITPAYPQQNSTYNVSASTRAIMVEEFKRGLAITDEILQNKAEWSKLFEAPNFFQKYKHYIVLLASAQAEKQHLEWVGLVESKIRILVGNLEKNEFITLAHVNPQSFPGPKEGTDKEEFSTMWVIGIVFKKMEGSENLNVDLTFDIQTFTDTVYRQAISSKMFEQDMKITAMHVKRKQLQQLLPKMTIQRSKRKLSSDGLRAMNDGSLDLSVDSDNSMSVPSPTGPSAAKVARAPSPQGSTGTATNTSDLQGKTDASRGSSLLAAVDTTKPDSVGTSSNNAPQKGASPLKRPASPVQHDSEKKAKVDCVQQNPVPSPCLSADPAIKTPDSPLENEMSKKAKADELSSPEAESSGETDGQVAVDPAPSVEVVPSEDESKTETELTVVDPAEVIPPARKMSNADLSDVPLVPTNPIAVVKNSIKLRLSR from the exons ATGCCTTT CCCAGTGCAACCAGCCCAGCAGACCCCAAAGCATTATGGGATCACGTCTCCTATCAGCTTGGCGCAGCCTAAAGAGGCCGATCTGGTTCTCACGCGGAAGCTGACCGAGACGCTCCGACCTTTCGGCGTCTTTGAGGAGGAGCTGGAGCTGCAGCGCAG AATCCTAGTGCTTGGGAAGCTAAATACGTTGGTTAAGCTGTGGATCCGTGAAGTCAGTGAAGTTAAG AATATTCCAGCATCAGTGATTGATAATGTTGGTGGAAAGATCTTCACGTTTGGATCCTACAGACTTGGAGTTCATACTAAGG GTGCTGATATTGATGCTCTCTGCGTTGTGCCCCGTCATGTGGAGAGATCGGACTTCTTCTCCTCGTTCTATGAGAAATTAAAGGAGCAGGAGGAAGTCAAAGACCTAAGG GCGGTGGAGGAAGCGTTTGTGCCAGTGATAAAGCTGTCTTTTGATGGAATTGAg ATTGACATACTATTTGCCCGACTGGCGCTACAAGCCATTCCAGAGAACCTGGATTTGCGAGATGATGGCTTGCTGAAGAACCTTGACATTCGCTGCATCCGGAGTTTGAACG GTTGCAGAGTTACTGATGAAATTCTTCACTTGGTGCCCAACATAGAGAATTTCAGACTGACTCTAAGAGCCATCAAAATGTGGGCCAAAC GTCATAACATCTACTCAAATATTCTGGGTTTTCTGGGGGGCGTATCGTGGGCCATGTTGGTTGCAAGAACCTGCCAACTCTACCCCAATGCTGTGGCATCCACACTGGTCCATAAGTTCTTCTTGGTTTTCTCAAAGTG gGAATGGCCAAATCCAGTCCTTCTGAAGCAGCCTGAAGACTGTAATCTCAACCTCCCAGTTTGGGATCCCAGG GTAACCCCCAGTGACCGGTACCACCTCATGCCGATCATCACACCAGCTTACCCTCAACAAAACTCCACTTACAATGTGTCCGCTTCTACTCGGGCCATCATGGTGGAAGAGTTCAAGCGGG GTCTTGCGATCACGGATGAAATATTGCAGAATAAAGCAGAATGGTCCAAACTATTTGAAGCACCaaacttctttcagaaatacaa GCATTATATAGTGTTGCTAGCAAGCGCACAGGCAGAGAAGCAGCACTTAGAGTG GGTGGGCCTCGTGGAATCAAAGATCCGAATCCTGGTGGGAAACCTGGAGAAGAATGAGTTTATCACACTCGCTCATGTGAATCCACAGTCATTCCCGGGACCAAAAGAGGGAACTGACAA GGAGGAGTTCAGCACAATGTGGGTAATAggtattgtgtttaaaaaaatggaGGGATCAGAAAATCTTAACGTGGATCTGACGTTTGACATCCAGACCTTCACAGACACAG TTTACCGGCAGGCGATCTCTAGTAAAATGTTTGAGCAAGATATGAAAATCACAGCCATGCACGTGAAGAGGAAGCAACTGCAACAACTGCTGCCCAAAATGACCATTCAGAGGAGCAAGAGAAAG CTTTCATCTGATGGTCTCCGTGCGATGAATGATGGCAGTCTCGACCTATCAGTTGACAGTGACAACAGCATGTCAGTGCCGTCCCCCACGGGCCCTTCAGCTGCCAAGGTCGCCCGTGCCCCCAGCCCTCAGGG CTCCACTGGGACTGCTACAAACACCTCAGATTTGCAGGGAAAAACAGACGCTTCAAGAGGAAGCTCGCTCCTGGCAG CAGTGGACACCACTAAGCCAGATAGTGTTGGGACTTCCAGCAACAATGCCCCGCAGAAGGGAGCCTCTCCACTAAAGCGGCCCGCCTCACCCGTTCAGCATGACTCGGAGAAGAAAGCCAAAGTGGACTGTGTACAGCAGAACCCTGTTCCCAGTCCATGTTTATCTGCTGACCCTGCCATAAAAACACCTGACTCACCCCTTGAGAATGAGATGTCCAAGAAAGCCAAAGCAGACGAG CTCTCAAGCCCAGAAGCAGAGTCCTCAGGTGAAACTGACGGCCAAGTAGCTGTGGATCCAGCG CCGAGCGTCGAAGTGGTTCCTTCAGAGGATGAATCTAAAACAGAGACAGAATTAACG GTGGTGGACCCAGCAGAGGTGATCCCGCCTGCCCGG AAGATGTCTAACGCCGATCTGTCGGATGTCCCGCTCGTCCCGACCAACCCCATCGCCGTGGTCAAGAACTCGATCAAGCTGAGACTCAGCAGGTAG
- the LOC127983796 gene encoding poly(A) polymerase type 3 isoform X4 — MPFPVQPAQQTPKHYGITSPISLAQPKEADLVLTRKLTETLRPFGVFEEELELQRRILVLGKLNTLVKLWIREVSEVKNIPASVIDNVGGKIFTFGSYRLGVHTKGADIDALCVVPRHVERSDFFSSFYEKLKEQEEVKDLRAVEEAFVPVIKLSFDGIEIDILFARLALQAIPENLDLRDDGLLKNLDIRCIRSLNGCRVTDEILHLVPNIENFRLTLRAIKMWAKRHNIYSNILGFLGGVSWAMLVARTCQLYPNAVASTLVHKFFLVFSKWEWPNPVLLKQPEDCNLNLPVWDPRVTPSDRYHLMPIITPAYPQQNSTYNVSASTRAIMVEEFKRGLAITDEILQNKAEWSKLFEAPNFFQKYKHYIVLLASAQAEKQHLEWVGLVESKIRILVGNLEKNEFITLAHVNPQSFPGPKEGTDKEEFSTMWVIGIVFKKMEGSENLNVDLTFDIQTFTDTVYRQAISSKMFEQDMKITAMHVKRKQLQQLLPKMTIQRSKRKLSSDGLRAMNDGSLDLSVDSDNSMSVPSPTGPSAAKVARAPSPQGSTGTATNTSDLQGKTDASRGSSLLAVDTTKPDSVGTSSNNAPQKGASPLKRPASPVQHDSEKKAKVDCVQQNPVPSPCLSADPAIKTPDSPLENEMSKKAKADELSSPEAESSGETDGQVAVDPAPSVEVVPSEDESKTETELTVVDPAEVIPPARKMSNADLSDVPLVPTNPIAVVKNSIKLRLSR; from the exons ATGCCTTT CCCAGTGCAACCAGCCCAGCAGACCCCAAAGCATTATGGGATCACGTCTCCTATCAGCTTGGCGCAGCCTAAAGAGGCCGATCTGGTTCTCACGCGGAAGCTGACCGAGACGCTCCGACCTTTCGGCGTCTTTGAGGAGGAGCTGGAGCTGCAGCGCAG AATCCTAGTGCTTGGGAAGCTAAATACGTTGGTTAAGCTGTGGATCCGTGAAGTCAGTGAAGTTAAG AATATTCCAGCATCAGTGATTGATAATGTTGGTGGAAAGATCTTCACGTTTGGATCCTACAGACTTGGAGTTCATACTAAGG GTGCTGATATTGATGCTCTCTGCGTTGTGCCCCGTCATGTGGAGAGATCGGACTTCTTCTCCTCGTTCTATGAGAAATTAAAGGAGCAGGAGGAAGTCAAAGACCTAAGG GCGGTGGAGGAAGCGTTTGTGCCAGTGATAAAGCTGTCTTTTGATGGAATTGAg ATTGACATACTATTTGCCCGACTGGCGCTACAAGCCATTCCAGAGAACCTGGATTTGCGAGATGATGGCTTGCTGAAGAACCTTGACATTCGCTGCATCCGGAGTTTGAACG GTTGCAGAGTTACTGATGAAATTCTTCACTTGGTGCCCAACATAGAGAATTTCAGACTGACTCTAAGAGCCATCAAAATGTGGGCCAAAC GTCATAACATCTACTCAAATATTCTGGGTTTTCTGGGGGGCGTATCGTGGGCCATGTTGGTTGCAAGAACCTGCCAACTCTACCCCAATGCTGTGGCATCCACACTGGTCCATAAGTTCTTCTTGGTTTTCTCAAAGTG gGAATGGCCAAATCCAGTCCTTCTGAAGCAGCCTGAAGACTGTAATCTCAACCTCCCAGTTTGGGATCCCAGG GTAACCCCCAGTGACCGGTACCACCTCATGCCGATCATCACACCAGCTTACCCTCAACAAAACTCCACTTACAATGTGTCCGCTTCTACTCGGGCCATCATGGTGGAAGAGTTCAAGCGGG GTCTTGCGATCACGGATGAAATATTGCAGAATAAAGCAGAATGGTCCAAACTATTTGAAGCACCaaacttctttcagaaatacaa GCATTATATAGTGTTGCTAGCAAGCGCACAGGCAGAGAAGCAGCACTTAGAGTG GGTGGGCCTCGTGGAATCAAAGATCCGAATCCTGGTGGGAAACCTGGAGAAGAATGAGTTTATCACACTCGCTCATGTGAATCCACAGTCATTCCCGGGACCAAAAGAGGGAACTGACAA GGAGGAGTTCAGCACAATGTGGGTAATAggtattgtgtttaaaaaaatggaGGGATCAGAAAATCTTAACGTGGATCTGACGTTTGACATCCAGACCTTCACAGACACAG TTTACCGGCAGGCGATCTCTAGTAAAATGTTTGAGCAAGATATGAAAATCACAGCCATGCACGTGAAGAGGAAGCAACTGCAACAACTGCTGCCCAAAATGACCATTCAGAGGAGCAAGAGAAAG CTTTCATCTGATGGTCTCCGTGCGATGAATGATGGCAGTCTCGACCTATCAGTTGACAGTGACAACAGCATGTCAGTGCCGTCCCCCACGGGCCCTTCAGCTGCCAAGGTCGCCCGTGCCCCCAGCCCTCAGGG CTCCACTGGGACTGCTACAAACACCTCAGATTTGCAGGGAAAAACAGACGCTTCAAGAGGAAGCTCGCTCCTGGCAG TGGACACCACTAAGCCAGATAGTGTTGGGACTTCCAGCAACAATGCCCCGCAGAAGGGAGCCTCTCCACTAAAGCGGCCCGCCTCACCCGTTCAGCATGACTCGGAGAAGAAAGCCAAAGTGGACTGTGTACAGCAGAACCCTGTTCCCAGTCCATGTTTATCTGCTGACCCTGCCATAAAAACACCTGACTCACCCCTTGAGAATGAGATGTCCAAGAAAGCCAAAGCAGACGAG CTCTCAAGCCCAGAAGCAGAGTCCTCAGGTGAAACTGACGGCCAAGTAGCTGTGGATCCAGCG CCGAGCGTCGAAGTGGTTCCTTCAGAGGATGAATCTAAAACAGAGACAGAATTAACG GTGGTGGACCCAGCAGAGGTGATCCCGCCTGCCCGG AAGATGTCTAACGCCGATCTGTCGGATGTCCCGCTCGTCCCGACCAACCCCATCGCCGTGGTCAAGAACTCGATCAAGCTGAGACTCAGCAGGTAG
- the LOC127983796 gene encoding poly(A) polymerase type 3 isoform X2: MPFPVQPAQQTPKHYGITSPISLAQPKEADLVLTRKLTETLRPFGVFEEELELQRRILVLGKLNTLVKLWIREVSEVKNIPASVIDNVGGKIFTFGSYRLGVHTKGADIDALCVVPRHVERSDFFSSFYEKLKEQEEVKDLRAVEEAFVPVIKLSFDGIEIDILFARLALQAIPENLDLRDDGLLKNLDIRCIRSLNGCRVTDEILHLVPNIENFRLTLRAIKMWAKRHNIYSNILGFLGGVSWAMLVARTCQLYPNAVASTLVHKFFLVFSKWEWPNPVLLKQPEDCNLNLPVWDPRVTPSDRYHLMPIITPAYPQQNSTYNVSASTRAIMVEEFKRGLAITDEILQNKAEWSKLFEAPNFFQKYKHYIVLLASAQAEKQHLEWVGLVESKIRILVGNLEKNEFITLAHVNPQSFPGPKEGTDKEEFSTMWVIGIVFKKMEGSENLNVDLTFDIQTFTDTVYRQAISSKMFEQDMKITAMHVKRKQLQQLLPKMTIQRSKRKLSSDGLRAMNDGSLDLSVDSDNSMSVPSPTGPSAAKVARAPSPQGSTGTATNTSDLQGKTDASRGSSLLAGVDTTKPDSVGTSSNNAPQKGASPLKRPASPVQHDSEKKAKVDCVQQNPVPSPCLSADPAIKTPDSPLENEMSKKAKADELSSPEAESSGETDGQVAVDPAPSVEVVPSEDESKTETELTVVDPAEVIPPARKMSNADLSDVPLVPTNPIAVVKNSIKLRLSR; this comes from the exons ATGCCTTT CCCAGTGCAACCAGCCCAGCAGACCCCAAAGCATTATGGGATCACGTCTCCTATCAGCTTGGCGCAGCCTAAAGAGGCCGATCTGGTTCTCACGCGGAAGCTGACCGAGACGCTCCGACCTTTCGGCGTCTTTGAGGAGGAGCTGGAGCTGCAGCGCAG AATCCTAGTGCTTGGGAAGCTAAATACGTTGGTTAAGCTGTGGATCCGTGAAGTCAGTGAAGTTAAG AATATTCCAGCATCAGTGATTGATAATGTTGGTGGAAAGATCTTCACGTTTGGATCCTACAGACTTGGAGTTCATACTAAGG GTGCTGATATTGATGCTCTCTGCGTTGTGCCCCGTCATGTGGAGAGATCGGACTTCTTCTCCTCGTTCTATGAGAAATTAAAGGAGCAGGAGGAAGTCAAAGACCTAAGG GCGGTGGAGGAAGCGTTTGTGCCAGTGATAAAGCTGTCTTTTGATGGAATTGAg ATTGACATACTATTTGCCCGACTGGCGCTACAAGCCATTCCAGAGAACCTGGATTTGCGAGATGATGGCTTGCTGAAGAACCTTGACATTCGCTGCATCCGGAGTTTGAACG GTTGCAGAGTTACTGATGAAATTCTTCACTTGGTGCCCAACATAGAGAATTTCAGACTGACTCTAAGAGCCATCAAAATGTGGGCCAAAC GTCATAACATCTACTCAAATATTCTGGGTTTTCTGGGGGGCGTATCGTGGGCCATGTTGGTTGCAAGAACCTGCCAACTCTACCCCAATGCTGTGGCATCCACACTGGTCCATAAGTTCTTCTTGGTTTTCTCAAAGTG gGAATGGCCAAATCCAGTCCTTCTGAAGCAGCCTGAAGACTGTAATCTCAACCTCCCAGTTTGGGATCCCAGG GTAACCCCCAGTGACCGGTACCACCTCATGCCGATCATCACACCAGCTTACCCTCAACAAAACTCCACTTACAATGTGTCCGCTTCTACTCGGGCCATCATGGTGGAAGAGTTCAAGCGGG GTCTTGCGATCACGGATGAAATATTGCAGAATAAAGCAGAATGGTCCAAACTATTTGAAGCACCaaacttctttcagaaatacaa GCATTATATAGTGTTGCTAGCAAGCGCACAGGCAGAGAAGCAGCACTTAGAGTG GGTGGGCCTCGTGGAATCAAAGATCCGAATCCTGGTGGGAAACCTGGAGAAGAATGAGTTTATCACACTCGCTCATGTGAATCCACAGTCATTCCCGGGACCAAAAGAGGGAACTGACAA GGAGGAGTTCAGCACAATGTGGGTAATAggtattgtgtttaaaaaaatggaGGGATCAGAAAATCTTAACGTGGATCTGACGTTTGACATCCAGACCTTCACAGACACAG TTTACCGGCAGGCGATCTCTAGTAAAATGTTTGAGCAAGATATGAAAATCACAGCCATGCACGTGAAGAGGAAGCAACTGCAACAACTGCTGCCCAAAATGACCATTCAGAGGAGCAAGAGAAAG CTTTCATCTGATGGTCTCCGTGCGATGAATGATGGCAGTCTCGACCTATCAGTTGACAGTGACAACAGCATGTCAGTGCCGTCCCCCACGGGCCCTTCAGCTGCCAAGGTCGCCCGTGCCCCCAGCCCTCAGGG CTCCACTGGGACTGCTACAAACACCTCAGATTTGCAGGGAAAAACAGACGCTTCAAGAGGAAGCTCGCTCCTGGCAGGTG TGGACACCACTAAGCCAGATAGTGTTGGGACTTCCAGCAACAATGCCCCGCAGAAGGGAGCCTCTCCACTAAAGCGGCCCGCCTCACCCGTTCAGCATGACTCGGAGAAGAAAGCCAAAGTGGACTGTGTACAGCAGAACCCTGTTCCCAGTCCATGTTTATCTGCTGACCCTGCCATAAAAACACCTGACTCACCCCTTGAGAATGAGATGTCCAAGAAAGCCAAAGCAGACGAG CTCTCAAGCCCAGAAGCAGAGTCCTCAGGTGAAACTGACGGCCAAGTAGCTGTGGATCCAGCG CCGAGCGTCGAAGTGGTTCCTTCAGAGGATGAATCTAAAACAGAGACAGAATTAACG GTGGTGGACCCAGCAGAGGTGATCCCGCCTGCCCGG AAGATGTCTAACGCCGATCTGTCGGATGTCCCGCTCGTCCCGACCAACCCCATCGCCGTGGTCAAGAACTCGATCAAGCTGAGACTCAGCAGGTAG
- the LOC127983796 gene encoding poly(A) polymerase beta isoform X1: MPFPVQPAQQTPKHYGITSPISLAQPKEADLVLTRKLTETLRPFGVFEEELELQRRILVLGKLNTLVKLWIREVSEVKNIPASVIDNVGGKIFTFGSYRLGVHTKGADIDALCVVPRHVERSDFFSSFYEKLKEQEEVKDLRAVEEAFVPVIKLSFDGIEIDILFARLALQAIPENLDLRDDGLLKNLDIRCIRSLNGCRVTDEILHLVPNIENFRLTLRAIKMWAKRHNIYSNILGFLGGVSWAMLVARTCQLYPNAVASTLVHKFFLVFSKWEWPNPVLLKQPEDCNLNLPVWDPRVTPSDRYHLMPIITPAYPQQNSTYNVSASTRAIMVEEFKRGLAITDEILQNKAEWSKLFEAPNFFQKYKHYIVLLASAQAEKQHLEWVGLVESKIRILVGNLEKNEFITLAHVNPQSFPGPKEGTDKEEFSTMWVIGIVFKKMEGSENLNVDLTFDIQTFTDTVYRQAISSKMFEQDMKITAMHVKRKQLQQLLPKMTIQRSKRKLSSDGLRAMNDGSLDLSVDSDNSMSVPSPTGPSAAKVARAPSPQGSTGTATNTSDLQGKTDASRGSSLLAGAVDTTKPDSVGTSSNNAPQKGASPLKRPASPVQHDSEKKAKVDCVQQNPVPSPCLSADPAIKTPDSPLENEMSKKAKADELSSPEAESSGETDGQVAVDPAPSVEVVPSEDESKTETELTVVDPAEVIPPARKMSNADLSDVPLVPTNPIAVVKNSIKLRLSR; the protein is encoded by the exons ATGCCTTT CCCAGTGCAACCAGCCCAGCAGACCCCAAAGCATTATGGGATCACGTCTCCTATCAGCTTGGCGCAGCCTAAAGAGGCCGATCTGGTTCTCACGCGGAAGCTGACCGAGACGCTCCGACCTTTCGGCGTCTTTGAGGAGGAGCTGGAGCTGCAGCGCAG AATCCTAGTGCTTGGGAAGCTAAATACGTTGGTTAAGCTGTGGATCCGTGAAGTCAGTGAAGTTAAG AATATTCCAGCATCAGTGATTGATAATGTTGGTGGAAAGATCTTCACGTTTGGATCCTACAGACTTGGAGTTCATACTAAGG GTGCTGATATTGATGCTCTCTGCGTTGTGCCCCGTCATGTGGAGAGATCGGACTTCTTCTCCTCGTTCTATGAGAAATTAAAGGAGCAGGAGGAAGTCAAAGACCTAAGG GCGGTGGAGGAAGCGTTTGTGCCAGTGATAAAGCTGTCTTTTGATGGAATTGAg ATTGACATACTATTTGCCCGACTGGCGCTACAAGCCATTCCAGAGAACCTGGATTTGCGAGATGATGGCTTGCTGAAGAACCTTGACATTCGCTGCATCCGGAGTTTGAACG GTTGCAGAGTTACTGATGAAATTCTTCACTTGGTGCCCAACATAGAGAATTTCAGACTGACTCTAAGAGCCATCAAAATGTGGGCCAAAC GTCATAACATCTACTCAAATATTCTGGGTTTTCTGGGGGGCGTATCGTGGGCCATGTTGGTTGCAAGAACCTGCCAACTCTACCCCAATGCTGTGGCATCCACACTGGTCCATAAGTTCTTCTTGGTTTTCTCAAAGTG gGAATGGCCAAATCCAGTCCTTCTGAAGCAGCCTGAAGACTGTAATCTCAACCTCCCAGTTTGGGATCCCAGG GTAACCCCCAGTGACCGGTACCACCTCATGCCGATCATCACACCAGCTTACCCTCAACAAAACTCCACTTACAATGTGTCCGCTTCTACTCGGGCCATCATGGTGGAAGAGTTCAAGCGGG GTCTTGCGATCACGGATGAAATATTGCAGAATAAAGCAGAATGGTCCAAACTATTTGAAGCACCaaacttctttcagaaatacaa GCATTATATAGTGTTGCTAGCAAGCGCACAGGCAGAGAAGCAGCACTTAGAGTG GGTGGGCCTCGTGGAATCAAAGATCCGAATCCTGGTGGGAAACCTGGAGAAGAATGAGTTTATCACACTCGCTCATGTGAATCCACAGTCATTCCCGGGACCAAAAGAGGGAACTGACAA GGAGGAGTTCAGCACAATGTGGGTAATAggtattgtgtttaaaaaaatggaGGGATCAGAAAATCTTAACGTGGATCTGACGTTTGACATCCAGACCTTCACAGACACAG TTTACCGGCAGGCGATCTCTAGTAAAATGTTTGAGCAAGATATGAAAATCACAGCCATGCACGTGAAGAGGAAGCAACTGCAACAACTGCTGCCCAAAATGACCATTCAGAGGAGCAAGAGAAAG CTTTCATCTGATGGTCTCCGTGCGATGAATGATGGCAGTCTCGACCTATCAGTTGACAGTGACAACAGCATGTCAGTGCCGTCCCCCACGGGCCCTTCAGCTGCCAAGGTCGCCCGTGCCCCCAGCCCTCAGGG CTCCACTGGGACTGCTACAAACACCTCAGATTTGCAGGGAAAAACAGACGCTTCAAGAGGAAGCTCGCTCCTGGCAGGTG CAGTGGACACCACTAAGCCAGATAGTGTTGGGACTTCCAGCAACAATGCCCCGCAGAAGGGAGCCTCTCCACTAAAGCGGCCCGCCTCACCCGTTCAGCATGACTCGGAGAAGAAAGCCAAAGTGGACTGTGTACAGCAGAACCCTGTTCCCAGTCCATGTTTATCTGCTGACCCTGCCATAAAAACACCTGACTCACCCCTTGAGAATGAGATGTCCAAGAAAGCCAAAGCAGACGAG CTCTCAAGCCCAGAAGCAGAGTCCTCAGGTGAAACTGACGGCCAAGTAGCTGTGGATCCAGCG CCGAGCGTCGAAGTGGTTCCTTCAGAGGATGAATCTAAAACAGAGACAGAATTAACG GTGGTGGACCCAGCAGAGGTGATCCCGCCTGCCCGG AAGATGTCTAACGCCGATCTGTCGGATGTCCCGCTCGTCCCGACCAACCCCATCGCCGTGGTCAAGAACTCGATCAAGCTGAGACTCAGCAGGTAG
- the LOC127983796 gene encoding poly(A) polymerase type 3 isoform X5: MPFPVQPAQQTPKHYGITSPISLAQPKEADLVLTRKLTETLRPFGVFEEELELQRRILVLGKLNTLVKLWIREVSEVKNIPASVIDNVGGKIFTFGSYRLGVHTKGADIDALCVVPRHVERSDFFSSFYEKLKEQEEVKDLRAVEEAFVPVIKLSFDGIEIDILFARLALQAIPENLDLRDDGLLKNLDIRCIRSLNGCRVTDEILHLVPNIENFRLTLRAIKMWAKRHNIYSNILGFLGGVSWAMLVARTCQLYPNAVASTLVHKFFLVFSKWEWPNPVLLKQPEDCNLNLPVWDPRVTPSDRYHLMPIITPAYPQQNSTYNVSASTRAIMVEEFKRGLAITDEILQNKAEWSKLFEAPNFFQKYKHYIVLLASAQAEKQHLEWVGLVESKIRILVGNLEKNEFITLAHVNPQSFPGPKEGTDKEEFSTMWVIGIVFKKMEGSENLNVDLTFDIQTFTDTVYRQAISSKMFEQDMKITAMHVKRKQLQQLLPKMTIQRSKRKLSSDGLRAMNDGSLDLSVDSDNSMSVPSPTGPSAAKVARAPSPQGSTGTATNTSDLQGKTDASRGSSLLAGAVDTTKPDSVGTSSNNAPQKGASPLKRPASPVQHDSEKKAKVDCVQQNPVPSPCLSADPAIKTPDSPLENEMSKKAKADELSSPEAESSGETDGQVAVDPAPSVEVVPSEDESKTETELTVNQW; the protein is encoded by the exons ATGCCTTT CCCAGTGCAACCAGCCCAGCAGACCCCAAAGCATTATGGGATCACGTCTCCTATCAGCTTGGCGCAGCCTAAAGAGGCCGATCTGGTTCTCACGCGGAAGCTGACCGAGACGCTCCGACCTTTCGGCGTCTTTGAGGAGGAGCTGGAGCTGCAGCGCAG AATCCTAGTGCTTGGGAAGCTAAATACGTTGGTTAAGCTGTGGATCCGTGAAGTCAGTGAAGTTAAG AATATTCCAGCATCAGTGATTGATAATGTTGGTGGAAAGATCTTCACGTTTGGATCCTACAGACTTGGAGTTCATACTAAGG GTGCTGATATTGATGCTCTCTGCGTTGTGCCCCGTCATGTGGAGAGATCGGACTTCTTCTCCTCGTTCTATGAGAAATTAAAGGAGCAGGAGGAAGTCAAAGACCTAAGG GCGGTGGAGGAAGCGTTTGTGCCAGTGATAAAGCTGTCTTTTGATGGAATTGAg ATTGACATACTATTTGCCCGACTGGCGCTACAAGCCATTCCAGAGAACCTGGATTTGCGAGATGATGGCTTGCTGAAGAACCTTGACATTCGCTGCATCCGGAGTTTGAACG GTTGCAGAGTTACTGATGAAATTCTTCACTTGGTGCCCAACATAGAGAATTTCAGACTGACTCTAAGAGCCATCAAAATGTGGGCCAAAC GTCATAACATCTACTCAAATATTCTGGGTTTTCTGGGGGGCGTATCGTGGGCCATGTTGGTTGCAAGAACCTGCCAACTCTACCCCAATGCTGTGGCATCCACACTGGTCCATAAGTTCTTCTTGGTTTTCTCAAAGTG gGAATGGCCAAATCCAGTCCTTCTGAAGCAGCCTGAAGACTGTAATCTCAACCTCCCAGTTTGGGATCCCAGG GTAACCCCCAGTGACCGGTACCACCTCATGCCGATCATCACACCAGCTTACCCTCAACAAAACTCCACTTACAATGTGTCCGCTTCTACTCGGGCCATCATGGTGGAAGAGTTCAAGCGGG GTCTTGCGATCACGGATGAAATATTGCAGAATAAAGCAGAATGGTCCAAACTATTTGAAGCACCaaacttctttcagaaatacaa GCATTATATAGTGTTGCTAGCAAGCGCACAGGCAGAGAAGCAGCACTTAGAGTG GGTGGGCCTCGTGGAATCAAAGATCCGAATCCTGGTGGGAAACCTGGAGAAGAATGAGTTTATCACACTCGCTCATGTGAATCCACAGTCATTCCCGGGACCAAAAGAGGGAACTGACAA GGAGGAGTTCAGCACAATGTGGGTAATAggtattgtgtttaaaaaaatggaGGGATCAGAAAATCTTAACGTGGATCTGACGTTTGACATCCAGACCTTCACAGACACAG TTTACCGGCAGGCGATCTCTAGTAAAATGTTTGAGCAAGATATGAAAATCACAGCCATGCACGTGAAGAGGAAGCAACTGCAACAACTGCTGCCCAAAATGACCATTCAGAGGAGCAAGAGAAAG CTTTCATCTGATGGTCTCCGTGCGATGAATGATGGCAGTCTCGACCTATCAGTTGACAGTGACAACAGCATGTCAGTGCCGTCCCCCACGGGCCCTTCAGCTGCCAAGGTCGCCCGTGCCCCCAGCCCTCAGGG CTCCACTGGGACTGCTACAAACACCTCAGATTTGCAGGGAAAAACAGACGCTTCAAGAGGAAGCTCGCTCCTGGCAGGTG CAGTGGACACCACTAAGCCAGATAGTGTTGGGACTTCCAGCAACAATGCCCCGCAGAAGGGAGCCTCTCCACTAAAGCGGCCCGCCTCACCCGTTCAGCATGACTCGGAGAAGAAAGCCAAAGTGGACTGTGTACAGCAGAACCCTGTTCCCAGTCCATGTTTATCTGCTGACCCTGCCATAAAAACACCTGACTCACCCCTTGAGAATGAGATGTCCAAGAAAGCCAAAGCAGACGAG CTCTCAAGCCCAGAAGCAGAGTCCTCAGGTGAAACTGACGGCCAAGTAGCTGTGGATCCAGCG CCGAGCGTCGAAGTGGTTCCTTCAGAGGATGAATCTAAAACAGAGACAGAATTAACGGTAAACCAATGGTGA